CAGCCGATATGGAAGCTATTATGGCGCTTGCCAAAGAACATAACCTGTATGTAATTGAAGATAATGCGCAGGCTATAGGGGCGAATTATAAATATGCAGGTGGGTCTAAAAAGAAAGTGGGAATGATTGGCCACGTGGCTTCAACATCATTCTTCCCGTCTAAAAATCTGGGCTGCTATGGCGATGGCGGCGCGATATTCACCACTGATGATGCCCTTGCCCACGCACTTCGCGGTATTGTAAACCACGGCATGTATGTGCGTTACCACCACGATGTGGTAGGCGTGAACTCAAGGCTCGACAGCATACAGGCAGCAGTGCTTAACGCAAAGCTTCCGTTGCTTGATGGCTATAACGATGCCAGGCAAACAGCTGCCGAAAAGTACAGCGCTGCTTTTGCAGGCCATGACAATATCATTACACCTATAGTAAAAGGCGACAGGGACAGCCACGTTTTCCACCAATATACGCTTAGGATCATTGATGCCGACCGCGATGCACTAATGCAGCACCTTTTAGATAAAGGCATTCCGTGTGCAATCTATTACCCTATTCCCCTGCACAACCAAAAAGCTTATGCTGATGTACGCTATAACGAAGCCGATTTCCCGGTAACCAACCAGTTGGTTAAAGAAGTGCTTTCCCTGCCAATGCATACCGAACTGGATGATGAGCAGATAAAGTTCATCACGGATAGCGTGTTGGAATTTTTAAATAAGTAACCCAGATAGTCTAACAATCTAATAATCTAATAATCTTGAAAAAAATACTGGTAACCGGCGGCCTTGGGTTTATAGGATCGCATACGGTAGTAGAACTGCAGAATGAAGGCTTTGACGTAGTAGTAATAGACGACCTTTCCAACGCTGAAGCTGGTGTTGTAGATGGTATTGCTGCTATTACAGGAAAAAAACCGGAGTTTGAAAAGATCGACCTTCGCGACAAAGCAGCAGTACAGCAATTTTTCAAAAAATATCCCGATGTATCGGGCGTTATACACTTTGCTGCCTCGAAGGCGGTTGGCGAAAGTGTAGAAAACCCGCTATTATACTATGAGAACAATATAGGCTCACTGGTATACCTGCTGCAGGAACTAAATAAAAAGCCCGAAGCGCAATTTATCTTCAGTTCGTCGTGCACTGTATACGGCCAGGCCGAAAAGATGCCCATCTCAGAAGATACACCGGTACAGCCTGCAATGTCGCCGTATGGCAATACCAAGCAGGTAGGTGAGGAGATTATACAGGACGTAGCCAAAGCGACTAGTATCAATGCCATTTTATTGCGGTATTTCAACCCGGTCGGCGCGCATGAATCGGCGAACATAGGGGAGCTGCCACTTGGGGTTCCACAAAACCTGGTGCCATTCATTACACAGACCGCGATCGGGATGAGGGAGCAGCTATCCGTGTTCGGGGATGACTACAACACGCCAGACGGTACCTGCATCCGCGATTACATCCATGTGGTAGACTTAGCAAAAGCCCACGTTACTGCCCTACAGCGCCTTATCAATAAGGCCAATGCCGAGAAGGTGGAGGTGTTTAATTTGGGTACCGGAAAAGGCAGCAGTGTGCTCGAAGTGATACATGCCTTTGAAAAAGCCACAGGCCAAAAACTCAATTATAAGATAGTGCCCAAAAGGCCGGGCGATGTTACCGAAGCGTACGCAGACACTACTAAAGCCAACAATGTACTAGGCTGGAAAGCAGAGCTTTCATTAGAAGATGCCCTGGCTTCTGCCTGGAAATGGGAACAGAAAGTGAGGGGGAAAGAATAGTCGCAGTCGCAGTTTTCAGTCACAGCCTGCCGGCATAGGCAGGTCGCAGTTTACAGTTAAGACTGACTTCAAAATAAATAGTAGAGCCGTTGCATTGCAACGGCTCTTTAACTTTTCGTAGGTAACAGTTTTTACGCTCCTGCGGTTTCAGCTTCCTTATCTATCTTTTTCACCAATCCCTGCAGCACATTGCCCGGGCCCACTTCGGTAAATAAAGTAGCGCCGTCAGCGATCATGTTCTGTACGCTCTGTGTCCAACGTACCGGTGCAGTAAGCTGTATGATGAGGTTGGCTTTTATGTCTTCAGGATCGGTCACTGCGGTTGCCGTCACGTTTTGGTACACAGGGCAAACCGGTTTAGAGAATGTAGTTTTCTCAATGGCTGCAGCAAGCTCTTCGCGCGCAGGCTCCATCATCGGTGAGTGAAACGCGCCGCCTACCGGCAGGATCAATGCCCTTTTGGCACCCGCAGCCTTCATGGCCTCACATGCCTTTTCTACTGCTGAGGTCTCACCCGAGATAACAAGCTGTCCCGGACAGTTATAATTGGCAGGCACTACTACGCCGTCAATAGAGGCGCAAACGTCTTCCACAACTTTATCTTCAAGGCCTAGTACCGCTGCCATAGTAGATGGGGTGATCTCACACGCTTTCTGCATGGCAAGCGCCCTTTGCGAAACCAGCTTCAGGCCGTCTTCAAAGGTCAGCGCACCGGCAGCCACAAGTGCAGAAAATTCGCCAAGCGAGTGCCCGGCTACCATCTCCGGCTGGAAATCCGCGCCAAGCGTTTTGGCCTTTATTACCGAATGGAGGAATACCGCAGGTTGCGTTACCTTGGTCTCTTTCAGTTGGTCGGCCGTGCCTTCAAACATAATATCCGTGATGCGGAAGCCCAGTATTTCGTTGGCTTTCTCAAAAAGTTCCTTTGCTTCTGCCGAGCTTTCATACAGGTCTTTGCCCATCCCGGTAAACTGGGCGCCCTGGCCCGGAAATACATATGCTTTCATATTTGTTTCGGTTAGTTTTGTTTTGACAAAAATAAGAATAAAAGCATGCTAACTGAAAACGGGAATTATTTATATTTGATTGGATAGTTATCATGTTGAAACTAAATAAACCTAAAAAAGATGGATATATCTTATGAAAGGTCTTTTGAAAAGTTAGGCGGTATCCCCGATGCAAAAATTGATGTTGATAGCTTCAAAGACTATTTGAAACGACATTCTATTGACCTGCCGAAGGATATTTTCGATCTTTTGGCAGATCATAGTGGGGAATATTTTAAGAATGATATAGAAATTACAAATGTTGAGCTGGTTCCGACAGCATCTTCGGGCAAGATCGGTTTGGGGTCAATAGTAAATGCCAATGATATAAAAGATATCATTCAAATAATAGGATATCTGCCGGATGATGTGTTTCCGGTAATGGAGGGCAGTGCTGGCGATCACATAGTCGTTGGTATTGGTAGATCAAATTATGGGAAAATGTATTATTGGTATCATGAGGCTAATTATGGTGAAGAGATGACCCTTATTTTTAATTCTTTTAAAGATTTTGTAGATAACCTGCAACAGGTTGAAGATGATAACGATGACCCAAGGGAAGTTGTAGGCTTTTGGCTTGATCTGTGATCTGTATGGTTTCATTTGTAACTTTATCCTCTCTTTGCATACTAATACTTCAAACACAAAAAACATCATGAACAAATACATTGCGGCATTCATTATTGCATTATTCGGTTTCCTGCTATTTTATTTCGGCCTGCCGGTCATTAGCTATGGCTTCATCGGCTTTGCCGTGATCCTGCTTTTCCTTATTTCGCTTGCAATCCTTTTCACTGGTTTCGAGGTGTCGGCAAAAAAAGTGGTGCCGAAATTCTCTGCTTTCCATAAGGTGCTTTTCGCGGCAGCAGCAATATTGATCGTATACATAGTAATATTTCCTTTATTTACCACCCTGCCTATGTTTCGTAGCGAGTCGTACCGCAACCTCATTGGCAAAGTGCATTCCGGCAAAGAGATGTCAAACCACATTGCGCCCATATCCATCAATAAGGTAAGGGTCGTAGATGAGGAGTTGGCGCACCTTCTTGGCGAAAAAATATTAGGCTCCGATCCCGCGCTGGGCAGTAAGTCGGAACTGGGTGAATTCTTTATACAGAAAGTAGGTGACGAACTGTATTGGGTAGCGCCGTTGTTGCACTCGGGCTTTTTTAAATGGCTGAATAATTCAGAAGGTACCGAAGGCTATGTAATTGTTTCGGCTACCAACGAGCGCGACGTAAAGCTGGTACAGAACCTTGGTGGCAAAGACCTTAAGATAAAATACCAGCCGGGCGCTTATTTTGGCAGTTATGTAGAAAGGCACCTTTATTTTAATGGATATGCCACAGTTGGGCTTGCCGATTTCAATTTTGAGATCAACGACCAGGGCAAGCCGTATTGGGTGGCAACACGATATAAAAAAGAAATCGGCTTTAGCGGTAACGATGCTACCGGTATCGTACTCGTAGATGCACAGACTGGCGCTATTGAGGAATATTCCATAGCCGATGCGCCTAAGTGGGTAGACAGGATACAGCCGATATCATTCATCATCGACCAGCTTTCCGATTGGGGCGAATACGTTCACGGCTACTGGAACTTCTCGAATGAAAATAAGCTGATGATCACCGAAGACCTCACGCTGGTTTATGGCGAAGATGGCAGGTCGTACTGGTACACTGGGGTTTCATCAGTAGGTAAGGAAGAATCGGCGGTTGGTTTTGTGCTGGTAGATACCCGAACCAAGGTGGCAACTATGTACAACCAAAGTGGCGCTACCGAATATGCTGCACAGCGTTCTGCCGAAGGTAAAGTACAGGAAAAGGGATATAAAGCTTCATTGCCTATCCCGTATAATATCAATGGCATTCCAACGTATGTAATGACGCTGAAAGATGGCGGCGGACTGGTAAAAATGTATGCCATGGTGGCCATCGGCGATTATACCATTGTGGGTGTTGGCAACACTATGCGCGAAACGCTGATGTCCTACAAAAATGTGTACAACATGGCTGGTAACCGCATAAACCCTGACGATAAAGACACGAGAAAAACCCTGAAAGCAGTGGTGGGCCGCATCCAGAGCGACATCAAGAACGGCAATAGCTTCTATTACTTTACGGTAAGCAATTACCCAAAAATATTCATTGGCTCGTCACAATTGTCCAACGAGTTCCCGGTAACGGTGGTGGGCGACAGCATCAATATTTCTTTTGATGTGGATAATGAAGACGTAATCGATGTTACGACTTTTGATAATTTGATGATAGGGAAGAAGTAACACATGATGAAACAACGTTGCAGAGGTGGTGTATTGCAATGTCTCAATATGATAAATCCTTCCGTAATTCGGGAGGATTTTTTATTTACTTATATACTGATTTATCTTAATATCAAAATAAGCCGTATCATACATTGGCATCATCGAATAGAAAAAATCTTTGCGGACTTTAGGGTCGGAGGGTAGTGTAACGCAGTGAAGGTCTTTCTCCAGTATTTTCCATATCAGTTCGGTACAAAAAAGCTCACTGTCATCGTCAATGGTACCTTTATGGTCGAAAGGGATGTGCTTTGCAAGGTAGCCTTCCGCAAGCTGCGCTACCTTGTGGCCCATTGCCGCATCAGTGGTTTTTACATGCGTAACAATAATTTTTCCGGGCGCGGAGTAGTTTAAGAATTCTGCCAATGGCTGTATTTGCAGGCCGTCGATATTGGTAACATCAGAAGATAAGGAGTGAATGACATGCAGTGCCCCATTGCGGCGGACGATAATGCCGGCATGGGTCACATCAATAGTATTGTGGTTGATCGTGTCATTCAGGTTTTTTGAAATATAGTCGCTAAAAAACCCAAAGCCCCTCCGGAGAATGAAGTCCCCTTCTTCCAGCTGTGCCATTTCGGCTTTGCTTAGCCGTGTAACATCCTGGTTTTTGATGATCTCTTTTTGTTCCGACCGGTGGTCAAAATAAAAAAAGGCTTTATAGCTCATCAGCATAAAACAAAAAAGCACTACCAGGCTTAAAAATATTCTTTTAATGCGGTAGCGCTTTTTCATGATAACAGCAGCCATCATTGCGATGGCGTATTATTTATTTTTTGCCTTCTTTGTTCATGGTAACTTTCCAGTCGCCATCAACTTTTTTAAGGTCCATTGTTTTTTCAGCAGAATCTTCTCCTTCAGCAATAACTTTGTACTTTACTACAGCTTTGTCTTCTTTTACGTCAGATGAAATGATTTCCACTTTTACGTCTTTTTTCTTGGCTTCTGCCTTTTGCTCAGGAGTCATCATGCCGCCTGCCATGCCAATCATCTGGCCTGTAGTCTCATCACAGTATTTCTTAGCTTCGTCAAAGTCTCCTTTTGTTGTGCTCTCAATAAAACTCTTCGCTACACCTTCAGGTCCGCTTTCTTTTCCGCATGATACAAATAGTGTGATCGACATGATCGCCAGCATTGCAAATAATTTTCTCATAATATAGGTTGTTAAATTTTTGTAAAAATATACTTTTCAGGTAAAAAAAATAACCAAAAACATATTATTTATTAACATTTATTAATGCAGCCGCAATTTTCGACTTTTGTACGATTTCTTCTACAGGCGTACCGATAACATCGCTTACCAATGCCACACCCATCCGGCGGTAAGGGCGGGAGGTAGGTTTTCCGAACAGCCTGAAGTCGGTTTTAGGAAGTGCCGCTATTTTTTCTATTCCTGAAAAGGTAGGGTTGTCGCTATTTCCGGATGCCAGTATCACGGCGCTTGCACCGGCTTTTTCAAGCGTTACTTCGGCAATAGAGAGGCTGAGTATGGCACGAAGGTGCAGTTCGAACTCATTGAAATTCTGCGTCCCTGCAAGTGTCACCATACCGGTATCGTGTGGCCGGGGCGAAAGTTCCGAGAAATACACACCCTCATCGGCCAGGAAGAATTCCACGCCGAAAAGCCCTGCACCACCCAATGCTTCGGTTACTTTTCGCGCCATATCCTGTGCTTCGGCCATAGCGGCATCTGTTACATTGGCGGGCTGCCAGCTTTCCTGGTAGTCGCCGCGTTCCTGCCTGTGCCCTATAGGAGGGCAAAAGAGGGTAGGGCCGTTATTTTGGGTCACAGTGAGCAGCGTTATCTCCGAATTGAAATTCACAAAAGCTTCCACGATCACTTCCACCACATCGCCGCGCGAGCCTTCCACGGCATACTTCCATGCTTTTTCAATGTCGGCTTCCGTTTTTATAGTGCTTTGTCCCTTGCCGGAAGATGACATTAGCGGCTTCACCACACACGGGATGCCCACTTCGGCAACAGCTTTTTGCAACTCTTCCGCTGATGTGGCGTATCGGTAGTTGGCTGTACGCAGGCTAAGGTCTTTCGTAGCCAGGTCGCGGATGGCCTTGCGGTTCATGGTGAAGTTGGCCGCTTTAGCCGATGGTACTACCGTAATGCCCTGTTTTTCGTAATCGTAAAAGCGTTCGGTGCGTATGGCTTCGATTTCGGGGACAATAAAGTCAGGCTTATGCTTGGCAACTATCGCATCAAGGGCAGCTCCGTCTAACATATTAATGACTTCAAAACCGTGGGCTACCTGCATGGCGGGTGCATTTTCATAGCTGTCAACCGCTATAACCTTCTGGCCGATGCGTTGTGCGGCTATAACAAATTCTTTGCCCAGTTCCCCCGAGCCTAATAGTAATATTTTCTTTTGCATTGTGTTGTTGTGGTTAGTGTTAGTAATGACCTCTCAATTGTATTACATAAATAGTACTTTCTTCTACCGTATATACTATTCGGTGTTCCTGATTGATCCTGCGGCTGTAATATCCGCTAAGCTCATATCGCAAAGCTTCGGGCTGCCCGATGCCTGTAAAAGGCGTTTCCTGCATATTGGCCAGCAGCGATTTTATTTTGTTTAGAATCCTTGTATTATTGGTTTTTTTCCAAAAATTATAATCTTCCAATGCCGTATCGGTAAACTCGATGCTAAAGCTCATCCAAATTGATTTTTGTTGTTTTGCCCTGCTTTAATTGTTCTTTACCTAACAGCAGGCGTGAACGGTTTTTTTCGGAAGAAAGCAGTTTTAGTGTCTCATTCAGCGAATTATAATCCGATAATGAAATAAGCACTACATCTTCATTATTTGGACGATGCACTATGATCTCCTGATTATCATCGATAACAGTATCAAGCGTTTCTTTTAAATTCTTTCTGAGATCTGTAATACTTATTGTTTTCATAGTGAATTATTTTGTACTTGCAAATGTACAAAATAATGTACGCTATTAATAATGAATCATAAAAAAAGCCCCCGCGTTGGCAGGGGCAGTATGAGTTTAAGCAAGCGCTTCTTTTATCCTTCGTAATGCTTCTGTGAGCAGGTCTTCGCTGGTGGCGTAAGAAAAACGGATGCAGTCAGGGTTTCCAAATGCATCACCGGTCACTGTTGCTACATTGGCATGCTCCAGCAGGTACATGCTCAGGTCGTCAGCATTATTGATTTTTATACCCTTCAATGTTTTGCCAAAGAAAGAAGATATATCAGGGAAAACATAAAATGCCCCTTCCGGCACGTTGATCTTTACGCCGGGTATCTCTTTCAGCAAGCCTACAACAAGATCCCTCCTGCTATGAAAAGCGGCTACCATGTCTTTAAGTACTGATGGGTCGGCATCAACAGCGGTAATCGTGGCACGCTGTGCAATGCTGTTGGCGCCGCTGGTTACCTGGCCCTGCATTTTAGTACAGGCTTTGGCAATAAATTCCGGTGCGCCGATGTACCCGATTCTCCATCCGGTCATGGCAAAGGCTTTCGCTACACCATTCACGGTTATGGTCCTGTCGAACAGTCCCGGTATCGATGCGATGCTGCAAAAAGTACCTGAGAAATTGATGTGCTCATAGATCTCATCGGATACGATATAGATATTTGGGTATTTGTCCAGCACTTTGCCAATCGCAGTGAGCTCCTCACGGCTGTAAACCGATCCGCTCGGGTTACATGGCGAGCTGAACCACATCATTTTTGTCTTTGGGGTGATGGCTGCTTCCAGCTGTTCCGGAGTGATTTTGAAATCAGTATCTACAGATGTAGGCACTTCTACCGGCACACCGCCCGAAAGCTTAATGATCTCATAGTAGCTTACCCAGTAGGGTGCAGGCAGTATCACCTCGTCGCCATCGTTCAGCATTACCTGCCCGATGTTGTACAGCGATTGCTTTGCCCCTGTGGATACCACGATCTGCGAAGGCTTATACTCAAGGTCGTTATCCCTTTTGAATTTCCTGCAAATGGCTTCTTTCAGTTCCATGTAGCCATCTACAGGCGAGTAGGTGCTGTAATTATCATGGATAGCCTGTATGGCAGCTTCCTTGATAAAATCCGGCGTGTTGAAATCCGGTTCGCCAAGGCTAAGGCTTATAATGTCTTTTCCCTGTGCTTTAAGCTCCCTGGCTTTGGCTGCCATGGCAAGGGTTTGTGAGGTAGATAGGTTATTGATTCTGTCAGAAAGCGGGTTCATGCTTAGTGTAGTTTGTGTTATAGGTTGAAATTTATTAGCTTATGGCAGGTTTCATTCCCAGTTCTTTAAGATGCCTGAAGTGGGCAGCTACAGCGCCCCTCATCGTTTTGAATTCGTGGTACGGCAGGTTGTGCTCTTTAGCGGTCTGCTTTACGATCTCGGCAATCTTACCATAGTGTACATGGCTAATGTTCGGGAAGATATGATGCTCTATCTGGTGGTTCAGCCCTCCGGTAAACCAGTTGATGATTTTGTTTTTCGGGGCAAAATTTGCCGTAGTGTATAGCTGGTGTATTGCCCAGGTATTCTCCATTTCACCGTTCTCGCCGGGTATAGGGTTGGCGGTTTCTTCAACAACGTGCGCCAGCTGGAATACGATGCTTAATATAAGCCCGGCAACATAATGCATTACAAAAAAGCCTGCCAGCACTTCCCACCACGGAATGCCTAACAGCATCGGGAGTGCCAGCCACACGGTAACATAAATGATCTTTGTGATCACGAGTATCGTCCATTGTTTTATCGGGCTTTGGAATTTACCGTAGGAAAGCCCTCTTTTTATATAACGCCTCATTTGCTTAATATCGGTAGTGATAGCCCAGTTGAACGTAAGCAATCCGTAAAGGAAAATAGAATAATAATGCTGGAATTTGTGGAACCAGCTCCATTCTGCGCTGTGCGTAAAACGGATTACGCGGCCGGCATCGAGGTCTTCGTCGTGTCCGTGTATGTTAGTATACGTATGGTGGAGTACATTGTGCTGTATCTGCCAGTTGTTTACATTGCCCGCAAGGATGTAAAGGCTGCTGCCCATCAATTTGTTAAGCCATGATTTGGACGAGTAAGAGCCGTGGTTGCCATCGTGCATTACGTTCATCCCGATGCCCGCCATCCCGATGCCCATTACTATAGTAAGCAGTAGATGGATCCATAGGGGAATATCCAGTGTAAGGATTACAAAATACGGGGCAAAGAAAAGCGAGAACATAATTACCGCTTTGAGGTGCAGCTTCCAGTTGCCTGTTTTCTTAAGGTTGTTTTCCTTAAAGTAGTCGTTTACGCGTTTATTGAGCGTCCTGAAAAATTTTATAGAGTCGTTTTTAGAAAAAACGGGAGGGGAAATATTCATGAAAAATTATTATAACTTAAGTTCCAAAGGTAGTCATAATCAATACTGAAACCAAACTAAGTGATAAATATCACGTCAATTCATTACTTTTGCGAAAAGTAAAATAATGGAGGAGATAATCAGGCAATTCCCGGATCTTAGCGAAATACAGGTACAGCAGTTTGAAAAATTAGCAGCATTATACGAAGACTGGAACGCAAAGATTAATGTTATTTCAAGGAAGGATATCGACTCCCTTTATACAAAGCATGTGCTGCATTCGCTCGGTATCGCAAAGGTTATGGAGTTTAAGCCCGGTGCCGATGTGCTCGATGTAGGCACGGGTGGCGGCTTCCCCGGGATCCCGCTTGCGATCTTATTTCCAGAGGCTAATTTTTACCTGATCGATGTTATTGCAAAAAAAATAAAGGTAGTGCAGGAAGTGGCAAATGCACTCGGACTTGAAAACGTGAAGGCCGAGCAGATGCGGGCCGAAAATGTAAAACAGGATTTCGATTTTATTGTAAGCCGCGCCGTGACCAATATGCCCGACTTCGTTACATGGGTAAAAGATAAGATAAAGAAAAAGCAGCAGCATGAACTGAAGAATGGCATACTCTATCTCAAGGGCGGCGACCTGTCCGAAGAGCTGCAGGATTTCCCTAAAGCTACCCAATACAACCTCTCCGATTACTTTAAAGATGAATTTTTTGAGACAAAAAAGGTAGTACACCTGCCGCTGAAATATAAAGCATAAAAAATGCCTCCGATCATGGAGGCATTTTATCTAAGGTAAAAATCAATTTTAAAGCTCTTCAAAATCCTGGCTTACATTGGGGAATGCTTCCCTTACATTCACAGCATTGCCATTAGCATCGATGACAAAAGCCACAAACTCTATATTGGCAGCATTCGCTATATTTGCCGGAACTGGGACGCTAAACGATTTGGTGTACACATTGTTCACCACCGTTTCGCTGCTGTCAATGGCTTCACCCAAAAGTGGC
Above is a genomic segment from Flavobacterium album containing:
- a CDS encoding DegT/DnrJ/EryC1/StrS family aminotransferase; translated protein: MKKIQMVDLKSQYDRIKDTVNASIQEVLDNTAYINGPQVQSFQKNLEDYLGGKHVIPCANGTDALQIAMMGLGLQPGDEVITADFTFAATVEVIALLQLTPVLVDVDADTFNISIEAIKKAITPKTKAIVPVHLFGQAADMEAIMALAKEHNLYVIEDNAQAIGANYKYAGGSKKKVGMIGHVASTSFFPSKNLGCYGDGGAIFTTDDALAHALRGIVNHGMYVRYHHDVVGVNSRLDSIQAAVLNAKLPLLDGYNDARQTAAEKYSAAFAGHDNIITPIVKGDRDSHVFHQYTLRIIDADRDALMQHLLDKGIPCAIYYPIPLHNQKAYADVRYNEADFPVTNQLVKEVLSLPMHTELDDEQIKFITDSVLEFLNK
- the galE gene encoding UDP-glucose 4-epimerase GalE, with the translated sequence MKKILVTGGLGFIGSHTVVELQNEGFDVVVIDDLSNAEAGVVDGIAAITGKKPEFEKIDLRDKAAVQQFFKKYPDVSGVIHFAASKAVGESVENPLLYYENNIGSLVYLLQELNKKPEAQFIFSSSCTVYGQAEKMPISEDTPVQPAMSPYGNTKQVGEEIIQDVAKATSINAILLRYFNPVGAHESANIGELPLGVPQNLVPFITQTAIGMREQLSVFGDDYNTPDGTCIRDYIHVVDLAKAHVTALQRLINKANAEKVEVFNLGTGKGSSVLEVIHAFEKATGQKLNYKIVPKRPGDVTEAYADTTKANNVLGWKAELSLEDALASAWKWEQKVRGKE
- the fabD gene encoding ACP S-malonyltransferase, with amino-acid sequence MKAYVFPGQGAQFTGMGKDLYESSAEAKELFEKANEILGFRITDIMFEGTADQLKETKVTQPAVFLHSVIKAKTLGADFQPEMVAGHSLGEFSALVAAGALTFEDGLKLVSQRALAMQKACEITPSTMAAVLGLEDKVVEDVCASIDGVVVPANYNCPGQLVISGETSAVEKACEAMKAAGAKRALILPVGGAFHSPMMEPAREELAAAIEKTTFSKPVCPVYQNVTATAVTDPEDIKANLIIQLTAPVRWTQSVQNMIADGATLFTEVGPGNVLQGLVKKIDKEAETAGA
- a CDS encoding SMI1/KNR4 family protein; the protein is MDISYERSFEKLGGIPDAKIDVDSFKDYLKRHSIDLPKDIFDLLADHSGEYFKNDIEITNVELVPTASSGKIGLGSIVNANDIKDIIQIIGYLPDDVFPVMEGSAGDHIVVGIGRSNYGKMYYWYHEANYGEEMTLIFNSFKDFVDNLQQVEDDNDDPREVVGFWLDL
- a CDS encoding YiiX/YebB-like N1pC/P60 family cysteine hydrolase; translation: MMAAVIMKKRYRIKRIFLSLVVLFCFMLMSYKAFFYFDHRSEQKEIIKNQDVTRLSKAEMAQLEEGDFILRRGFGFFSDYISKNLNDTINHNTIDVTHAGIIVRRNGALHVIHSLSSDVTNIDGLQIQPLAEFLNYSAPGKIIVTHVKTTDAAMGHKVAQLAEGYLAKHIPFDHKGTIDDDSELFCTELIWKILEKDLHCVTLPSDPKVRKDFFYSMMPMYDTAYFDIKINQYISK
- a CDS encoding DUF4878 domain-containing protein, yielding MRKLFAMLAIMSITLFVSCGKESGPEGVAKSFIESTTKGDFDEAKKYCDETTGQMIGMAGGMMTPEQKAEAKKKDVKVEIISSDVKEDKAVVKYKVIAEGEDSAEKTMDLKKVDGDWKVTMNKEGKK
- the purT gene encoding formate-dependent phosphoribosylglycinamide formyltransferase — encoded protein: MQKKILLLGSGELGKEFVIAAQRIGQKVIAVDSYENAPAMQVAHGFEVINMLDGAALDAIVAKHKPDFIVPEIEAIRTERFYDYEKQGITVVPSAKAANFTMNRKAIRDLATKDLSLRTANYRYATSAEELQKAVAEVGIPCVVKPLMSSSGKGQSTIKTEADIEKAWKYAVEGSRGDVVEVIVEAFVNFNSEITLLTVTQNNGPTLFCPPIGHRQERGDYQESWQPANVTDAAMAEAQDMARKVTEALGGAGLFGVEFFLADEGVYFSELSPRPHDTGMVTLAGTQNFNEFELHLRAILSLSIAEVTLEKAGASAVILASGNSDNPTFSGIEKIAALPKTDFRLFGKPTSRPYRRMGVALVSDVIGTPVEEIVQKSKIAAALINVNK
- a CDS encoding Txe/YoeB family addiction module toxin, whose amino-acid sequence is MSFSIEFTDTALEDYNFWKKTNNTRILNKIKSLLANMQETPFTGIGQPEALRYELSGYYSRRINQEHRIVYTVEESTIYVIQLRGHY
- a CDS encoding type II toxin-antitoxin system Phd/YefM family antitoxin; this translates as MKTISITDLRKNLKETLDTVIDDNQEIIVHRPNNEDVVLISLSDYNSLNETLKLLSSEKNRSRLLLGKEQLKQGKTTKINLDEL
- a CDS encoding pyridoxal phosphate-dependent aminotransferase, producing MNPLSDRINNLSTSQTLAMAAKARELKAQGKDIISLSLGEPDFNTPDFIKEAAIQAIHDNYSTYSPVDGYMELKEAICRKFKRDNDLEYKPSQIVVSTGAKQSLYNIGQVMLNDGDEVILPAPYWVSYYEIIKLSGGVPVEVPTSVDTDFKITPEQLEAAITPKTKMMWFSSPCNPSGSVYSREELTAIGKVLDKYPNIYIVSDEIYEHINFSGTFCSIASIPGLFDRTITVNGVAKAFAMTGWRIGYIGAPEFIAKACTKMQGQVTSGANSIAQRATITAVDADPSVLKDMVAAFHSRRDLVVGLLKEIPGVKINVPEGAFYVFPDISSFFGKTLKGIKINNADDLSMYLLEHANVATVTGDAFGNPDCIRFSYATSEDLLTEALRRIKEALA
- a CDS encoding fatty acid desaturase family protein, which produces MNISPPVFSKNDSIKFFRTLNKRVNDYFKENNLKKTGNWKLHLKAVIMFSLFFAPYFVILTLDIPLWIHLLLTIVMGIGMAGIGMNVMHDGNHGSYSSKSWLNKLMGSSLYILAGNVNNWQIQHNVLHHTYTNIHGHDEDLDAGRVIRFTHSAEWSWFHKFQHYYSIFLYGLLTFNWAITTDIKQMRRYIKRGLSYGKFQSPIKQWTILVITKIIYVTVWLALPMLLGIPWWEVLAGFFVMHYVAGLILSIVFQLAHVVEETANPIPGENGEMENTWAIHQLYTTANFAPKNKIINWFTGGLNHQIEHHIFPNISHVHYGKIAEIVKQTAKEHNLPYHEFKTMRGAVAAHFRHLKELGMKPAIS
- the rsmG gene encoding 16S rRNA (guanine(527)-N(7))-methyltransferase RsmG translates to MEEIIRQFPDLSEIQVQQFEKLAALYEDWNAKINVISRKDIDSLYTKHVLHSLGIAKVMEFKPGADVLDVGTGGGFPGIPLAILFPEANFYLIDVIAKKIKVVQEVANALGLENVKAEQMRAENVKQDFDFIVSRAVTNMPDFVTWVKDKIKKKQQHELKNGILYLKGGDLSEELQDFPKATQYNLSDYFKDEFFETKKVVHLPLKYKA